The proteins below come from a single Malus sylvestris chromosome 3, drMalSylv7.2, whole genome shotgun sequence genomic window:
- the LOC126615071 gene encoding arogenate dehydratase/prephenate dehydratase 2, chloroplastic-like, whose product MAASSVARSATTPLPRHVVSKPSHADHLPKTTLNFESRSGQRRIVLALASVRSDDNTGKIDGGGHRNLVGGASELKSALEDFPYDVVSKDLRALPRPLSSTHLSNPVSDGSRLRVAYQGVRGAYSESAAEKAYPNCEAVPCEQFDTAFEAVERWLVDRAVLPIENSLGGSIHRNYDLLLRHSLHIVGEVKLAVRHCLLANHGVEIEDLKRVLSHPQALAQCENTLTKLGLVREAMDDTAGAAKHVAFHKLKDTGAVASSTAAVIYGLQILAQDIQDDSDNVTRFLMLAREPIIPGTDKPFKTSIVFSLEEGPGVLFKALAVFALRQINLTKIESRPLRMQPLRASDDSNGGLSKYFDYLFYVDFEASMADQSAQNALRHLKEFATFLRVLGSYPMDTSMT is encoded by the exons ATGGCGGCATCTTCGGTTGCACGATCCGCCACAACCCCACTCCCACGACACGTCGTATCGAAACCCTCTCACGCCGATCACCTCCCCAAAACGACTTTAAACTTCGAATCTCGCTCCGGACAACGTCGTATCGTCCTGGCCCTGGCCTCTGTTCGGTCAGACGACAACACCGGAAAAATCGACGGCGGCGGTCACAGAAATCTGGTTGGAGGTGCTAGCGAATTAAAGAGCGCGTTGGAGGACTTCCCCTATGACGTAGTGTCGAAAGACCTCCGCGCTCTGCCGA GACCTTTGTCTTCGACCCACCTCTCCAATCCGGTCTCTGATGGCTCCCGCCTTCGCGTTGCGTATCAG GGGGTTCGTGGAGCATACAGTGAATCAGCTGCGGAGAAAGCGTATCCAAATTGTGAAGCAGTGCCTTGTGAACAATTCGATACTGCTTTTGAG GCTGTTGAACGCTGGCTTGTGGACAGAGCAGTCTTACCAATTGAGAATTCATTAGGTGGAAGCATCCACAGAAACTACGATCTTTTACTCAGGCACAGCTTGCATATAGTAGGGGAAGTGAAACTTGCTGTTCGGCATTGCTTACTGGCCAACCATGGTGTTGAAATTGAAGACCTGAAAAGGGTTCTTAGCCATCCACAG GCTCTTGCTCAGTGTGAGAACACGTTAACAAAGTTGGGATTGGTCAGAGAAGCAATGGATGATACTGCTGGTGCAGCAAAG CATGTTGCTTTCCACAAATTGAAAGATACAGGAGCTGTTGCCAGCTCTACTGCTGCAGTCATATATGGTCTGCAAATACTTGCGCAGGATATTCAG GATGATTCTGACAATGTTACTCGGTTCCTAATGCTTGCAAGAGAACCAATTATTCCTGGCACAGATAAGCCATTCAAG ACAAGTATAGTCTTCTCCCTAGAGGAAGGTCCTGGGGTCCTTTTCAAGGCACTTGCTGTTTTTGCTTTGCGTCAAATCAATCTTACGAAG ATTGAAAGCCGTCCTTTGCGTATGCAGCCCCTGCGAGCATCTGATGATAGTAATGGTGGATTATCAAA ATACTTTGACTATCTTTTTTATGTGGATTTTGAAGCATCAATGGCTGATCAGAGTGCACAAAATGCCCTTCGGCATCtgaag GAGTTTGCCACATTCTTGCGGGTGCTAGGGAGTTACCCAATGGATACAAGCATGACATGA